The Styela clava chromosome 10, kaStyClav1.hap1.2, whole genome shotgun sequence genome window below encodes:
- the LOC144428369 gene encoding uncharacterized protein LOC144428369 isoform X1 yields the protein MLKNIGNFLHKQTILTVRHYCSMLKRPAKVLYQDTDISLELVLSDGNTEDWKSFLNICEVAYHNDVIYKQMYPDDEQRREFLKYYYEHYYRYAYKNDYGKLAYIQARNLSSNTTNMVGGLAIVNGCDELEHEDPRMARINENRWKTYFRRKKWVNDKIFEKFEKISSALNRELVYISSAILLDEYRNFIPSGTWGNQCTKLLLEEYHGRNWKNRSLPFFITDYGYRARHLTRYSCKLVQVYRCQDGNNFKDTLGGDSLIWVMVFGIDDVDIVKYVTEQMYNSSSIDPTTYDGCFKR from the exons ATGTTGAAAAATATAGGTAATTTTTTACACAAGCAAACTATATTGACAGTTCGTCATTATTGCTCGATGTTGAAGAGGCCTGCTAAAGTTTTATATCAAGATACGGATATCAG TTTAGAGCTCGTGCTGTCGGATGGAAACACCGAAGACTGGAAGTCGTTTCTAAATATTTGTGAAGTGGCATATCATAATGACGTCATATACAAGCAGATGTATCCAGATGATGAACAACGTcgtgaatttttgaaatattactacGAGCATTACTACAGGTACGCATACAAGAACGATTATGGGAAACTTGCTTATATTCAG GCAAGGAATTTATCTTCCAACACTACAAATATGGTCGGGGGACTAGCAATCGTCAATGGGTGCGACGAACTTGAGCACGAAGACCCTCGAATGGCAaggataaatgaaaatagatGGAAAACATATTTCAG GCGTAAAAAATGGGTGAATgacaaaatattcgaaaaatttgagaagatTTCAAGTGCTTTGAACAGAGAGTTGGTGTACATATCAAGTGCCATTCTATTGGACGAATATAGGAATTTCATACCATCGGGAACTTGGGGAAATCAATGTACAAAACTTCTGTTAGAAGAATATCACgggagaaattggaaaaatcGGAGTCTTCCTTTTTTCATAACTGACTACGGTTATCGAGCGCGACATCTTACCAGATATTCATGTAAATTGGTGCAAGTTTATCGATGTCAAGATGGAAACAATTTTAAAGATACTCTGGGTGGAGACTCATTGATTTGGGTGATGGTATTTGGTATTGACGACGTTGATATTGTAAAATATGTCACTGAGCAGATGTATAATTCTAGTTCGATAGATCCTACCACTTATGAcggctgttttaaaagataa
- the LOC144428369 gene encoding uncharacterized protein LOC144428369 isoform X2, with product MYPDDEQRREFLKYYYEHYYRYAYKNDYGKLAYIQARNLSSNTTNMVGGLAIVNGCDELEHEDPRMARINENRWKTYFRRKKWVNDKIFEKFEKISSALNRELVYISSAILLDEYRNFIPSGTWGNQCTKLLLEEYHGRNWKNRSLPFFITDYGYRARHLTRYSCKLVQVYRCQDGNNFKDTLGGDSLIWVMVFGIDDVDIVKYVTEQMYNSSSIDPTTYDGCFKR from the exons ATGTATCCAGATGATGAACAACGTcgtgaatttttgaaatattactacGAGCATTACTACAGGTACGCATACAAGAACGATTATGGGAAACTTGCTTATATTCAG GCAAGGAATTTATCTTCCAACACTACAAATATGGTCGGGGGACTAGCAATCGTCAATGGGTGCGACGAACTTGAGCACGAAGACCCTCGAATGGCAaggataaatgaaaatagatGGAAAACATATTTCAG GCGTAAAAAATGGGTGAATgacaaaatattcgaaaaatttgagaagatTTCAAGTGCTTTGAACAGAGAGTTGGTGTACATATCAAGTGCCATTCTATTGGACGAATATAGGAATTTCATACCATCGGGAACTTGGGGAAATCAATGTACAAAACTTCTGTTAGAAGAATATCACgggagaaattggaaaaatcGGAGTCTTCCTTTTTTCATAACTGACTACGGTTATCGAGCGCGACATCTTACCAGATATTCATGTAAATTGGTGCAAGTTTATCGATGTCAAGATGGAAACAATTTTAAAGATACTCTGGGTGGAGACTCATTGATTTGGGTGATGGTATTTGGTATTGACGACGTTGATATTGTAAAATATGTCACTGAGCAGATGTATAATTCTAGTTCGATAGATCCTACCACTTATGAcggctgttttaaaagataa